One segment of Variovorax sp. PAMC28562 DNA contains the following:
- a CDS encoding ABC transporter ATP-binding protein, whose translation MTEPLLAIAGLSRSFGGLKAVQNVSLSVREGSLTALIGPNGAGKTTLFALMSGFLKPDSGTVHFAGQDITGREPHRNALLGMTRTFQIVKPFAAQTVRENIAVGVHLHERSRSAALHRAEQVARQVGLAPQLDKPASDLTVAGRKRLELARALATRPRLLLLDEVLASLNPQEIAEMMPVVRGIADSGVTVLMIEHVMQAVMHLAEHVWVLAQGQLIAEGDPSTVTSDDKVVEAYLGHGTAARLRKAAAAAAVATTTASGAAT comes from the coding sequence ATGACTGAGCCGTTGCTCGCCATCGCCGGCCTGTCGCGATCCTTCGGTGGGCTGAAGGCGGTGCAGAACGTCAGCCTGTCGGTGCGCGAAGGCAGTCTCACTGCGCTGATCGGGCCGAATGGTGCCGGCAAGACCACGCTGTTCGCGCTGATGTCGGGCTTCCTCAAGCCGGACAGCGGCACGGTGCACTTCGCGGGCCAGGACATCACCGGCCGCGAACCGCACCGCAACGCACTGCTCGGCATGACGCGGACCTTCCAGATCGTGAAGCCTTTTGCCGCGCAGACCGTGCGCGAGAACATCGCGGTCGGCGTGCATCTGCACGAGCGCAGCCGCAGCGCGGCGTTGCATCGTGCAGAGCAGGTGGCGCGGCAGGTCGGTCTGGCGCCGCAGCTCGACAAGCCCGCGTCCGATCTCACGGTGGCCGGCCGCAAGCGGCTCGAACTGGCCCGCGCTCTCGCCACGCGACCCCGGCTGTTGCTGCTCGACGAAGTGCTCGCCAGCCTCAACCCGCAGGAGATCGCCGAGATGATGCCGGTGGTGCGCGGCATCGCCGACAGCGGCGTGACGGTGCTGATGATCGAGCACGTGATGCAGGCGGTGATGCACCTTGCCGAACACGTGTGGGTGCTGGCGCAAGGTCAGTTGATCGCCGAGGGCGATCCGTCGACGGTCACATCGGACGACAAGGTGGTCGAGGCCTACCTGGGGCATGGCACGGCAGCGCGCTTGCGCAAGGCGGCTGCAGCGGCCGCAGTGGCAACAACAACAGCATCGGGAGCAGCGACATGA
- a CDS encoding hydantoinase B/oxoprolinase family protein, producing MPDNTTLAAPAVLDPVTLAVLRGRLEQVADEMDATLYRSAFNPIIAEAHDACHGLYDATTGDTLVQGKSGLPVFVGAMAFAVRATASAAEPRGGMQDGDIWISNDPYDGGTHANDFKLVKPFFRGGKLYCYMASAAHWHDVGGAVPGNYNPAATECWQEAVQIPPVRIVRNGVLDPDVLAILRANTRLPDSLWGDLNGQLAALQLGTRRLDGLLDEYGDATVLQAMGELRSRALKLMRSHIASLPDGRYSFEDLLDNDGIVNEPLTIALDMTVAGDRLTLDFSRTSPQCAGPVNISRATSVAACYVALKHLFPDVPANAGVLDAVDFVMPDKLVITCERPRPVGGYTETILRMIDVIFSAAAQADPHRAVAHAYGTINALSIAGHRTDAARKGQRWVLFSFFGGGHGGHSAGDGLSHANAPISTATIPPLEILEAAYPVRFTEWSLRPDSGGEGQYRGGLGAVYEIELLEKDAEVYLFGERGSSPPKGIAGGGSGALNVFRYENDGEWQTPPMVSKMHGIRLAQGERVRLETPGGGGWGPFAERSEEAQKNDHAMGYVK from the coding sequence ATGCCTGACAACACAACCCTTGCGGCACCTGCCGTGCTCGACCCCGTCACGCTCGCCGTGCTGCGCGGCCGCCTTGAACAGGTGGCCGACGAGATGGACGCAACGCTGTATCGCAGCGCCTTCAATCCCATCATTGCCGAGGCGCACGACGCCTGCCACGGCCTCTACGATGCGACGACCGGCGACACGCTGGTGCAGGGCAAGTCGGGCTTGCCGGTGTTCGTCGGCGCGATGGCTTTCGCGGTGCGCGCTACCGCCAGCGCCGCCGAGCCACGTGGCGGCATGCAGGACGGCGACATCTGGATCAGCAACGATCCGTACGACGGCGGCACGCACGCCAACGACTTCAAGCTGGTGAAGCCCTTCTTTCGCGGCGGCAAGCTGTACTGCTACATGGCCTCGGCCGCGCATTGGCACGACGTCGGCGGCGCAGTGCCCGGCAACTACAACCCGGCCGCCACCGAATGCTGGCAGGAGGCGGTGCAGATCCCGCCGGTGCGCATCGTGCGCAACGGCGTGCTCGACCCCGACGTGCTCGCCATCCTGCGCGCCAACACGCGCCTGCCAGACAGCCTCTGGGGCGACCTGAACGGCCAGCTCGCCGCGCTGCAGCTCGGCACCCGTCGCCTCGACGGCCTGCTCGACGAGTACGGCGACGCCACCGTGCTGCAAGCCATGGGTGAGCTGCGCAGCCGCGCGCTCAAGCTGATGCGCTCGCACATCGCTTCATTGCCCGACGGCCGCTACAGCTTCGAGGACCTGCTCGACAACGACGGCATCGTGAACGAGCCGCTGACCATCGCGCTCGACATGACGGTGGCGGGCGACCGGCTCACGCTCGACTTCTCGCGCACCTCGCCGCAGTGCGCGGGGCCGGTCAACATTTCGCGCGCCACGTCGGTGGCGGCCTGCTACGTCGCGCTCAAGCACCTGTTCCCGGACGTGCCGGCCAACGCCGGCGTACTCGACGCGGTCGATTTCGTCATGCCCGACAAGCTGGTGATCACCTGCGAGCGGCCGCGTCCGGTCGGCGGCTACACCGAGACCATCCTGCGCATGATCGACGTCATCTTCAGCGCCGCCGCGCAAGCCGATCCGCACCGCGCGGTGGCGCATGCCTACGGCACCATCAACGCGCTGTCGATCGCGGGGCATCGCACCGATGCGGCACGCAAGGGTCAGCGCTGGGTGCTGTTCAGTTTCTTCGGCGGTGGTCATGGCGGCCACTCGGCAGGCGACGGTTTGTCGCACGCCAACGCGCCGATCTCCACCGCCACCATCCCGCCGTTGGAGATCCTCGAGGCCGCGTACCCGGTGCGTTTCACCGAATGGTCGCTGCGGCCGGACTCGGGCGGCGAAGGCCAATACCGCGGCGGACTGGGCGCGGTCTACGAGATCGAACTGCTCGAGAAAGATGCCGAGGTCTACCTGTTCGGCGAGCGCGGAAGCTCGCCGCCCAAGGGCATCGCCGGCGGCGGAAGCGGCGCGCTCAATGTGTTCCGCTACGAGAACGATGGCGAGTGGCAGACGCCGCCGATGGTGTCGAAGATGCACGGCATCCGGCTGGCGCAGGGCGAGCGCGTGCGGCTCGAGACACCGGGCGGCGGTGGCTGGGGTCCGTTCGCCGAACGCAGTGAAGAAGCGCAGAAGAACGACCACGCAATGGGCTATGTGAAATGA
- a CDS encoding 3-isopropylmalate dehydratase, with protein sequence MQPPPTLHKVWRLGADIDTDLLAPGHAMKHGIDVIATYCLETVRPEFARGVRPGDVIVAGPNFGIGSSREQAAAALVHLGVAAVIAPSYSGLYFRNAFNVGLLLLTCAEAETLKDGDRIALDLMEPAVIDPDGTRLACEAIPGFLVDMVRAGGLMNQLRQRAGKEPLDA encoded by the coding sequence ATGCAACCACCGCCCACACTTCACAAGGTCTGGCGCCTCGGCGCCGACATCGACACCGACCTGCTCGCACCCGGGCATGCGATGAAGCACGGCATCGACGTCATCGCGACCTACTGCCTCGAGACCGTGCGCCCCGAGTTCGCACGCGGAGTGCGGCCCGGCGACGTGATCGTGGCCGGACCCAACTTCGGCATCGGCTCCTCTCGTGAGCAAGCCGCCGCAGCGCTGGTGCACCTGGGCGTGGCCGCGGTGATCGCGCCTTCGTACAGCGGGCTGTATTTCCGCAACGCATTCAACGTCGGCCTGCTGCTGCTCACCTGCGCCGAAGCCGAGACGTTGAAGGATGGCGATCGCATCGCCCTCGATCTGATGGAACCCGCCGTGATCGACCCCGACGGCACGCGCCTCGCCTGCGAAGCCATCCCCGGCTTTCTGGTCGACATGGTGCGAGCCGGCGGCTTGATGAATCAGTTACGCCAGCGTGCTGGCAAGGAACCCCTCGATGCCTGA
- a CDS encoding branched-chain amino acid ABC transporter permease gives MFDPGILFSSTLNGLTTGAVYALIALGLTLIYGVLHIINFAHGACLMVALYAVYFMKERLGVDPYAALPIVMAGMFVFGYGLQRIVINRAGHGKDENILLATLGISIVLENLALLFFKSDTRSIDTAYSLSTVAIGPAMIAVPKLVAFAGALVASALLFWVIGRTDLGRAIRAVAKEQEGAKLMGIDVEHVYAMSFGIGLACLGAAACFLLPAYYVNPQVGGGFVLVAFTIVVLGGMGSFVGALIGGFLVGIVESLGGLYLGESLGQIGIFAIFIGVVLFRPQGMFGSKA, from the coding sequence ATGTTCGATCCCGGGATTCTCTTTTCGTCGACGCTGAACGGCCTGACGACCGGTGCGGTGTACGCACTCATCGCACTCGGCCTGACGCTGATCTACGGCGTGCTGCACATCATCAACTTCGCCCACGGCGCCTGCCTGATGGTGGCGCTGTACGCGGTGTACTTCATGAAAGAGCGGCTGGGTGTCGATCCGTACGCGGCGCTGCCGATCGTGATGGCGGGCATGTTCGTCTTCGGGTACGGCCTGCAGCGCATCGTGATCAACCGGGCAGGGCACGGCAAGGACGAGAACATCCTGCTGGCGACGCTCGGCATCTCGATCGTGCTGGAGAACCTCGCGTTGCTGTTCTTCAAGTCGGACACGCGCAGCATCGACACGGCCTATTCGCTGAGCACGGTCGCTATCGGGCCGGCGATGATCGCGGTGCCCAAGCTGGTGGCCTTCGCGGGGGCGCTGGTGGCGTCGGCGTTGTTGTTCTGGGTGATCGGCCGTACCGACCTCGGCCGTGCCATCCGCGCCGTCGCCAAGGAGCAGGAGGGCGCCAAGCTCATGGGCATCGATGTCGAGCATGTCTACGCGATGAGCTTCGGCATCGGCCTGGCTTGTCTCGGCGCAGCAGCTTGCTTCCTGCTGCCGGCCTACTACGTGAACCCGCAGGTCGGCGGTGGCTTCGTGCTGGTGGCCTTCACCATCGTCGTGCTCGGCGGCATGGGCAGCTTCGTCGGGGCGCTGATCGGCGGCTTTCTGGTGGGTATCGTCGAGTCGCTCGGCGGTCTGTATCTGGGTGAATCGCTCGGGCAGATCGGCATCTTCGCGATCTTCATCGGCGTGGTGCTGTTCAGGCCGCAAGGCATGTTCGGGAGCAAAGCGTGA
- a CDS encoding ABC transporter substrate-binding protein, with protein MQNRRRFISHSAAVASAVASTVAFPLVAGAQPKTVKVGVLHPVTGALAYSGQQCRLGAQLAIEDINKGGGIKSLGGAQLEALLGDAQSQPQAGAAEVEKMNEAGVSAIVGAFASAICLATTQAAAKYNLPHVVDVGVADQIVERGLKNTFRFGPGYKKSTEVAMANLLVLNRAAGNPAKTVMIIHEESLFGSGTAALLARELPGYGFDVKEVVKHANPTRDFNNIVLRMKSINPDIVIPANYYNEYALLVRTMQQQKVAPKAIFSVLGGAASSYKFVKEFPEAANGIIDCNHWFNPKDKRAQELRKRVEAKGQFFSYEVFMTYTAMGLLADALERAKSTDRAALIDALASSTFSNHVMPYGPTKFVNGQNEGAQPLMTQVVKNDIKVIIPRDYREVEPVFPLKA; from the coding sequence ATGCAAAACCGTCGCCGCTTCATCTCGCATTCCGCCGCCGTAGCCTCTGCCGTGGCTTCCACCGTGGCCTTTCCGCTCGTCGCCGGCGCGCAGCCGAAGACAGTCAAGGTCGGCGTGCTGCATCCGGTGACGGGTGCGCTGGCCTATTCGGGCCAGCAATGCCGGCTCGGTGCGCAACTCGCGATCGAAGACATCAACAAGGGCGGCGGCATCAAATCGCTCGGCGGTGCGCAGCTCGAAGCCTTGCTCGGGGATGCGCAGTCGCAGCCACAGGCCGGCGCGGCCGAGGTCGAGAAGATGAACGAGGCGGGTGTGTCGGCCATCGTCGGTGCCTTCGCGTCGGCCATCTGCCTTGCGACCACGCAAGCCGCGGCCAAGTACAACCTGCCGCACGTGGTAGACGTCGGCGTGGCCGACCAGATCGTCGAGCGCGGCTTGAAGAACACCTTTCGCTTCGGGCCCGGGTACAAGAAATCGACCGAGGTCGCGATGGCAAACCTGCTGGTGCTCAACCGCGCCGCCGGCAACCCCGCCAAGACGGTGATGATCATTCACGAGGAGTCGTTGTTCGGCTCCGGCACCGCCGCCTTGCTGGCGCGCGAGCTGCCGGGCTACGGCTTCGACGTCAAGGAAGTGGTGAAGCACGCCAATCCGACGCGCGACTTCAACAACATCGTGCTGCGCATGAAGTCGATCAACCCCGACATCGTGATCCCGGCCAACTACTACAACGAATATGCGCTGCTGGTGCGCACGATGCAGCAGCAGAAGGTAGCACCCAAGGCGATCTTCTCGGTGCTCGGCGGTGCGGCGTCGAGCTACAAGTTCGTGAAGGAATTTCCGGAAGCGGCCAACGGCATCATCGACTGCAATCATTGGTTCAACCCCAAGGACAAGCGCGCCCAAGAGCTGCGCAAAAGGGTTGAGGCCAAGGGCCAGTTCTTCAGCTACGAGGTCTTCATGACCTACACCGCGATGGGCCTGCTGGCCGATGCGCTGGAGCGCGCCAAATCGACCGATCGTGCTGCGCTCATCGATGCGCTCGCATCGAGCACCTTCTCCAACCATGTGATGCCGTACGGCCCGACGAAATTCGTCAACGGCCAGAACGAAGGCGCGCAGCCTTTGATGACGCAGGTGGTCAAGAACGACATCAAGGTCATCATTCCGCGCGACTACCGTGAGGTCGAGCCGGTATTTCCGCTGAAGGCCTGA
- a CDS encoding tripartite tricarboxylate transporter substrate binding protein — protein MKRRDLLLASAAVAAGTARAQIGGAPLRILVGAPAGGSTDTLARSLAVSMGPLLGRVVVVENKPGAGGNIAADAVAKSPPDGNTLLMSFTSHAINATLYPSLPFDPVKDFTPLTCVATSPSILVAHPSVPAKDVRELIALAKAKPGQLNFAIGALGSSLHMAGEAFKMQSGVFIVNIPYRGTAPAVQDVLAGQVQLMFAAIGNVQAHIKAGKLKALGVTSAKRLPEFPDVPAIAEVLPGYESSAWFGLFGPGRMPPELASRLGDAARKAIVQPEMRKRLDTEGATAVGNSPAQFSAFVDSEIARWGEVVKFSGAKPE, from the coding sequence ATGAAACGTCGTGACCTGCTCTTGGCTTCTGCCGCGGTGGCGGCCGGCACAGCGCGCGCCCAGATCGGTGGCGCGCCCCTCCGCATCCTCGTCGGCGCCCCCGCAGGCGGCTCGACCGACACGCTCGCTCGCTCGCTGGCCGTCAGCATGGGACCGCTGCTGGGCCGCGTGGTGGTGGTCGAGAACAAGCCGGGCGCTGGCGGAAACATCGCAGCCGACGCGGTGGCCAAGTCGCCGCCCGATGGCAACACGCTGCTGATGAGCTTCACCAGTCACGCGATCAACGCGACGCTCTATCCGAGCCTGCCGTTCGACCCGGTCAAGGACTTCACGCCGCTCACCTGCGTCGCGACCTCGCCGTCGATCCTGGTCGCGCATCCGTCGGTGCCGGCCAAGGATGTGCGCGAATTGATCGCGCTGGCCAAGGCCAAGCCCGGCCAGCTCAACTTCGCGATCGGTGCGCTGGGCTCGTCGCTGCACATGGCGGGCGAGGCTTTCAAGATGCAGTCGGGCGTGTTCATCGTGAACATCCCGTACCGCGGCACCGCACCGGCCGTGCAAGACGTGCTGGCCGGCCAGGTGCAGCTGATGTTCGCCGCCATCGGCAACGTGCAGGCGCACATCAAGGCCGGCAAGCTGAAGGCGCTGGGCGTCACCAGCGCCAAGCGGCTGCCCGAGTTTCCCGACGTGCCCGCGATCGCCGAAGTGCTGCCGGGTTACGAGTCGAGTGCCTGGTTCGGCCTGTTCGGCCCCGGCCGCATGCCGCCCGAACTGGCAAGCCGTCTCGGCGATGCGGCGCGCAAGGCCATCGTCCAGCCCGAGATGCGCAAGCGCCTCGACACCGAAGGCGCGACAGCCGTCGGCAATTCGCCCGCGCAGTTTTCGGCCTTCGTCGACAGCGAGATCGCGCGCTGGGGCGAGGTCGTGAAGTTCTCCGGAGCCAAGCCCGAATGA
- a CDS encoding 3-isopropylmalate dehydratase large subunit — protein MTSIAPTGGSATRTAAGQTLAQKLIAHACGRERVAVGEIVTCKVDMAMFHDSSGPRRLQPMLEELGAQIWDKSRVVLVMDHYVPERDDDSRRIVRIARDWAREQALPHVYDSMGICHVVVPQHGHIRPGMLCVGGDSHSPTGGAFGAYMFGVGSTEMLGVVVMGEIWLRVPETIRMWWDGALPRGVTAKDMMLHMLGRFGMNGGRYQAVEFAGPAVAALSMQERMTLSNMSAELGAQAGLIAPDATTAAFLAEAGAPPVDPTPWFTDADAVLTQHRFDAATLEPHVAAPHSPANSLGVSHYAGTPIDVAYIGACTGAKLEDLRAAAEVLRGHKVAAGIRLIVAPASLRDQELARDEGVLQALMDAGAELFPTACGACAGYGDPMGDDITVMSTTARNFKGRMGSPSARVYLGSPYTVAAAALRGRVTDPREVLA, from the coding sequence ATGACGAGCATTGCCCCTACCGGCGGAAGCGCCACCCGTACGGCGGCCGGCCAGACGCTGGCCCAGAAACTGATCGCACACGCCTGCGGTCGCGAGCGCGTTGCGGTCGGCGAGATCGTCACCTGCAAGGTCGACATGGCGATGTTCCACGACTCGTCGGGCCCGCGCAGGTTGCAGCCGATGCTGGAAGAACTGGGTGCGCAGATATGGGACAAGTCGCGCGTCGTATTGGTGATGGACCACTACGTGCCCGAGCGCGACGACGACTCGCGCCGCATCGTGCGCATCGCGCGCGACTGGGCGCGTGAGCAAGCCCTGCCGCACGTCTACGACAGCATGGGCATCTGCCACGTGGTGGTGCCGCAGCACGGCCACATCCGTCCCGGCATGCTGTGCGTCGGCGGCGATTCGCACTCGCCGACCGGCGGTGCTTTCGGTGCCTACATGTTCGGTGTCGGCAGCACGGAGATGTTGGGCGTGGTGGTCATGGGCGAGATCTGGCTGCGCGTGCCCGAGACCATCCGCATGTGGTGGGACGGCGCGCTGCCGCGCGGCGTGACCGCCAAGGACATGATGCTGCACATGCTCGGCCGCTTCGGCATGAACGGCGGGCGCTACCAGGCGGTCGAGTTCGCCGGGCCGGCGGTCGCGGCGTTGTCGATGCAGGAGCGGATGACGCTTTCCAACATGAGCGCCGAGCTCGGTGCGCAGGCCGGCCTGATCGCACCCGATGCGACGACCGCGGCGTTTCTGGCAGAAGCCGGCGCACCGCCGGTCGACCCGACGCCGTGGTTCACCGACGCGGACGCGGTGCTCACCCAGCACCGCTTCGATGCCGCGACGCTCGAGCCGCATGTGGCCGCACCGCACAGCCCGGCCAACTCCCTGGGCGTGAGCCACTATGCGGGCACGCCGATCGACGTCGCCTACATCGGCGCCTGCACTGGCGCCAAGCTGGAAGACCTGCGTGCCGCGGCGGAGGTATTGCGCGGCCACAAGGTGGCCGCAGGCATTCGGCTGATCGTTGCGCCCGCCAGCCTTCGCGACCAGGAACTGGCGCGCGACGAAGGCGTGCTGCAGGCCTTGATGGACGCCGGCGCCGAATTGTTCCCCACCGCGTGCGGCGCCTGCGCCGGCTACGGCGATCCGATGGGCGACGACATCACGGTGATGTCGACCACCGCCCGCAACTTCAAGGGGCGCATGGGCTCGCCGAGTGCACGGGTCTACCTGGGTTCACCCTACACCGTGGCGGCTGCAGCCTTGCGGGGCCGCGTGACCGACCCGCGCGAGGTGCTGGCATGA
- a CDS encoding branched-chain amino acid ABC transporter permease, with the protein MSRFAGQGQGARQLAGIALFAVVVACLPLVTSSGASLNFVMMALYATLIAQAWNILGGFGGQFSFGHALFFGTGAYIQAIAQLQGGINPWLALPLAVAGSAAVGLFVGGLSFRYGLKGSYFALVTLAFAEVFRIVALSVPFTGGGVGLMVPLRESVANMQFATRAGSLWLVLGFVVTALLVTWWLRNGRFGAYLQAVRDNEDAARAVGVDPFRVKLAAIGISGAFMGAAGAFYVQVFQYIDPAIAYGSVTSVEALVAAIVGGMGTLWGPVLGAVVLHVLADLTRNLFGELPGINMVIYGVVLVAIVIFLPRGIAGIGLSVRQLWAGSGGGDSGGKSGGKSGGKESGKGRRND; encoded by the coding sequence GTGAGCCGGTTCGCGGGGCAGGGGCAAGGCGCTCGGCAGCTGGCCGGCATCGCGCTGTTCGCGGTGGTGGTGGCCTGCCTGCCGCTGGTCACGAGCTCCGGTGCATCGCTCAACTTCGTGATGATGGCGCTCTATGCCACGCTGATCGCGCAGGCGTGGAACATCCTGGGCGGCTTCGGCGGACAGTTCTCCTTTGGGCATGCGCTGTTCTTTGGAACCGGTGCCTACATCCAGGCCATCGCCCAGCTGCAGGGCGGCATCAACCCGTGGCTCGCGCTGCCGCTCGCGGTGGCGGGCAGCGCGGCGGTCGGGCTGTTCGTCGGGGGCCTGAGCTTTCGCTACGGGCTCAAGGGCTCTTACTTCGCTCTGGTCACGCTGGCCTTTGCTGAAGTTTTCCGCATCGTCGCGCTCTCGGTGCCTTTCACCGGTGGCGGCGTCGGGCTCATGGTGCCGCTGCGCGAGTCCGTCGCCAACATGCAGTTCGCGACGCGCGCAGGCTCGCTGTGGCTGGTGCTCGGCTTCGTCGTCACGGCGTTGCTGGTGACCTGGTGGCTGCGCAACGGGCGCTTCGGCGCCTACCTGCAAGCGGTGCGAGACAACGAAGACGCAGCGCGTGCGGTCGGGGTCGACCCGTTCCGCGTCAAGCTCGCGGCCATCGGCATCTCGGGCGCGTTCATGGGTGCCGCCGGTGCGTTCTATGTGCAGGTGTTCCAGTACATCGACCCTGCGATCGCCTATGGCTCGGTCACCTCGGTGGAAGCGCTGGTCGCGGCCATCGTCGGCGGCATGGGCACGCTGTGGGGGCCGGTGCTCGGTGCGGTGGTGCTGCATGTGCTGGCCGACCTCACGCGCAACCTGTTCGGCGAACTGCCGGGCATCAACATGGTGATCTACGGCGTGGTGCTGGTGGCGATCGTGATCTTTCTGCCGCGCGGCATCGCGGGCATCGGGTTGTCGGTGCGGCAGCTCTGGGCAGGTAGCGGTGGCGGTGATTCGGGCGGTAAGTCGGGCGGCAAGTCGGGCGGCAAAGAGAGCGGCAAAGGGAGACGAAATGACTGA
- a CDS encoding ABC transporter ATP-binding protein, with protein sequence MTALLEISALRGGYGRVEVLRGVDLQVNAGEMVALLGSNGAGKSTLNKVVCGLVPAWSGSVRFDGHDLSGAHYRDVVKAGLIQVPEGRKVFPNLSVLENLELGSFTRARERRAANLEKVFGIFPRLKERIKQHAGTMSGGEQQMLAIGRGLMAEPVLLILDEPSLGLSPLLVEEMFALIRRLRDEGLAVLLVEQNVGQSLEIADRAYVLENGSVRFSGLPQELLGSDELRRAYLGL encoded by the coding sequence ATGACAGCGCTGCTGGAGATCTCCGCACTGCGCGGCGGCTACGGTCGCGTCGAGGTGCTGCGCGGCGTCGACCTGCAAGTGAACGCCGGTGAGATGGTCGCGCTGCTCGGCAGCAACGGTGCCGGCAAGTCGACCCTCAACAAGGTGGTGTGCGGACTGGTGCCGGCCTGGAGCGGCAGCGTGCGCTTCGACGGTCACGACCTGAGCGGCGCGCACTACCGCGACGTGGTGAAGGCCGGCTTGATCCAGGTGCCCGAAGGCCGCAAGGTGTTCCCCAACCTCAGCGTGCTGGAGAACCTCGAACTCGGCTCGTTCACCCGCGCCCGCGAGCGCCGCGCCGCCAACCTCGAGAAGGTGTTCGGCATCTTTCCGCGGTTGAAGGAACGCATCAAGCAACACGCCGGCACCATGAGCGGCGGCGAGCAGCAGATGCTGGCGATCGGCCGCGGCCTCATGGCCGAACCGGTGCTGCTGATCCTCGACGAACCCTCGCTCGGCCTGTCGCCCTTGCTGGTCGAAGAGATGTTCGCGCTGATCCGCCGTCTGCGCGACGAAGGGCTGGCCGTGCTGCTGGTCGAGCAGAACGTGGGCCAGTCGCTGGAGATCGCCGACCGCGCCTATGTGCTGGAGAACGGCAGCGTGCGCTTCTCGGGGCTGCCGCAAGAGCTGCTCGGCAGCGACGAACTGCGCCGGGCCTATCTGGGCCTTTGA